Proteins encoded within one genomic window of Streptomyces kaniharaensis:
- a CDS encoding uracil-DNA glycosylase, with amino-acid sequence MTDTVEAGVVEAGAGGGLELPESWRAVLGAETEKPYFAELAAFVAAQRAEHQVFPPSGQEFAALEATPYEKVRVLVLGQDPYHDDGQAHGMSFSVLPGTKTPPSLRNIFKELDADLGIPAPDNGYLMHWAEQGVLLLNAVLTVRAHEANSHKAKGWEKFTDAVIKAVSERDEPVVFVLWGNYAKKKLPLIDTSKHVVVQGAHPSPLSAKLFFGSRPFSQINAALDGFGVEPIDWQVPNIKQS; translated from the coding sequence GTGACGGACACGGTCGAGGCGGGCGTGGTCGAGGCCGGCGCGGGCGGCGGGCTGGAGCTGCCCGAGTCGTGGCGCGCGGTGCTGGGCGCCGAGACGGAGAAGCCGTACTTCGCCGAGCTGGCGGCCTTCGTGGCGGCCCAGCGCGCGGAGCACCAGGTGTTCCCGCCGAGCGGCCAGGAGTTCGCCGCGCTGGAGGCCACGCCGTACGAGAAGGTCCGCGTGCTCGTGCTCGGCCAGGACCCGTACCACGACGACGGCCAGGCCCACGGCATGAGCTTCTCGGTGCTGCCCGGCACCAAGACGCCGCCGTCGCTGCGCAACATCTTCAAGGAGCTGGACGCCGACCTCGGCATCCCGGCGCCGGACAACGGCTACCTGATGCACTGGGCCGAGCAGGGCGTGCTGCTGCTCAACGCGGTGCTCACGGTGCGCGCGCACGAGGCCAACTCGCACAAGGCGAAGGGCTGGGAGAAGTTCACCGACGCCGTGATCAAGGCGGTGAGCGAGCGCGACGAGCCGGTGGTCTTCGTGCTGTGGGGCAACTACGCGAAGAAGAAGCTGCCGCTGATCGACACGTCCAAGCACGTGGTGGTGCAGGGCGCGCACCCGTCGCCGCTGTCGGCCAAGCTGTTCTTCGGCAGCCGTCCGTTCTCGCAGATCAACGCGGCGCTGGACGGGTTCGGCGTCGAGCCGATCGACTGGCAGGTGCCCAACATCAAGCAGAGCTGA
- a CDS encoding HAD-IIA family hydrolase — protein MAERKPIESWLTDMDGVLIHEGTPVPGAEEFLRRLRESGKPFLVLTNNSIYTPRDLSARLAGMGLEVPEECIWTSALATAKFLKGQRPGGTAYVIGEAGLTTALYQAGYVLTDNNPDYVVLGETRTYSFEALTKAIRLINQGARFICTNPDETGPSTEGVLPATGSVAALITKATGVEPYFVGKPNPLMMREALNTAGAHSESAVMIGDRMDTDIVAGMEAGMETILVLTGLTAAADVERFPYRPTRVVKSVADLVDLV, from the coding sequence GTGGCAGAGCGCAAGCCCATCGAGTCCTGGCTGACCGACATGGACGGGGTCCTCATCCACGAGGGCACGCCCGTCCCCGGCGCGGAGGAGTTCCTGCGTCGGCTGCGGGAGTCCGGCAAGCCGTTCCTGGTCCTCACCAACAACTCGATCTACACCCCGCGCGACCTCAGCGCCCGCCTGGCCGGCATGGGCCTGGAGGTGCCGGAGGAGTGCATCTGGACCTCGGCCCTGGCCACCGCCAAGTTCCTCAAGGGCCAGCGCCCGGGCGGCACCGCGTACGTGATCGGCGAGGCGGGCCTCACCACCGCGCTGTACCAGGCCGGTTACGTGCTGACCGACAACAACCCGGACTACGTCGTCCTCGGCGAGACCCGCACCTACAGCTTCGAAGCGCTGACCAAGGCGATCCGCCTGATCAACCAGGGTGCCCGGTTCATCTGCACCAACCCGGACGAGACCGGCCCGTCCACCGAGGGCGTGCTGCCGGCCACCGGCTCGGTCGCGGCGCTGATCACCAAGGCGACCGGCGTCGAGCCGTACTTCGTGGGCAAGCCCAACCCGCTGATGATGCGGGAGGCGCTGAACACCGCCGGCGCCCACTCCGAGTCCGCCGTGATGATCGGCGACCGGATGGACACCGACATCGTCGCGGGCATGGAGGCCGGCATGGAGACCATCCTGGTGCTCACCGGCCTCACCGCCGCCGCCGACGTGGAGCGCTTCCCGTACCGGCCGACCCGGGTGGTCAAGTCGGTCGCGGACCTGGTCGACCTGGTCTAG